From the genome of Bradyrhizobium elkanii USDA 76, one region includes:
- a CDS encoding helix-turn-helix transcriptional regulator — MSKPILHDPLRDSSAASDPRQAEAPAGPRCPAGQEMARVLKTQPLRLAADPSSGAIAYWKHDALHDVVRPMVDHVVMSYPAGSQRLERRTGKVASIGTARSGVVTIIPAGSTSRWDIHQSLHVVQLYLPHATLARVAGEADTAAPGDLLERTGHPDPITSRLLLSAADALEGSAALDALFRQQLTDLLATRLLSAHAGVPATVQATVGGLAPTALRRVIERLRSDSDADVSLGALAAEAGLSRFHFCRAFKESTGLSPHAWLRQHRLEQAMNMLRDTDASVVSIAAALGYSSQTAFAAAFRKLTGETPSDWRRRLR; from the coding sequence ATGAGTAAGCCGATCCTGCACGATCCTTTGCGGGATTCGTCCGCCGCATCTGATCCGCGGCAGGCCGAGGCGCCGGCCGGTCCGCGCTGCCCGGCCGGCCAGGAGATGGCCCGCGTGCTCAAGACGCAGCCGCTTCGCTTGGCGGCCGACCCGTCGAGCGGCGCGATCGCCTATTGGAAGCATGACGCCCTGCACGACGTGGTCAGGCCGATGGTCGACCATGTCGTCATGAGCTATCCCGCCGGCTCGCAGCGGCTGGAGCGGCGCACCGGCAAGGTGGCTTCGATCGGAACGGCGCGGTCCGGGGTCGTGACGATCATTCCGGCCGGCTCGACCTCGCGCTGGGATATTCACCAGTCCTTGCATGTCGTTCAGCTCTATCTTCCGCATGCGACGCTGGCGCGCGTCGCCGGCGAAGCCGACACCGCGGCTCCCGGCGATCTGCTGGAGCGCACCGGGCACCCCGATCCGATTACATCGCGGTTGCTGCTGAGCGCCGCTGATGCGCTCGAGGGCAGCGCCGCGCTGGATGCGCTGTTCCGGCAGCAACTGACGGATCTTTTGGCCACGCGCCTGCTGTCGGCGCATGCCGGCGTGCCTGCCACGGTTCAGGCGACCGTGGGCGGTCTGGCGCCGACGGCGCTGCGCCGCGTCATCGAGCGGCTGCGCTCGGACAGCGATGCGGACGTCTCGCTCGGGGCGCTGGCGGCGGAGGCCGGCCTGTCGCGCTTTCACTTCTGCCGGGCCTTCAAGGAAAGCACCGGGCTCTCGCCGCACGCCTGGCTGCGCCAGCACCGGCTCGAGCAGGCCATGAACATGCTGCGCGACACCGACGCATCCGTGGTCTCGATCGCGGCGGCGCTCGGCTACAGTTCGCAGACCGCGTTCGCGGCTGCGTTCAGGAAGCTGACCGGCGAAACCCCGAGCGATTGGCGGCGCCGTCTGCGGTAG
- a CDS encoding FAD binding domain-containing protein has protein sequence MSVATADVISAPEFRAAGTDLSERRRSGLSCGAIIDLAASPDTIGVAWNADGSARIGALTTIAAIASDPRLAQAYPGIAAAALGLATPQIRHMATLGGNLAQRSRCWYFRNPQIACLKKGGADCPARSGNHLYHVTFDLGPCVAPHPSTMAMALLAYDAKVTTDRRSGLSISDLLGDGSNGAADNLLASGERIERIELPVPLAGERALYKRAISRTHAEWPLVEICVRAVISGGAFQQVHIAAGGIAPVPLRLAASAAALQDKQISAATIAQAAELATSGARPLPMTGYKLELLTGLVRDVIERIVA, from the coding sequence ATGAGTGTCGCGACTGCTGACGTCATATCCGCGCCCGAATTCCGCGCCGCCGGCACCGATCTGTCGGAGCGCCGCCGCAGCGGCCTGTCGTGCGGCGCGATCATCGATCTCGCCGCCAGTCCCGACACGATCGGTGTGGCGTGGAATGCGGACGGCTCCGCCCGCATCGGCGCCCTGACCACGATCGCTGCGATCGCATCCGATCCGCGACTTGCCCAGGCTTACCCCGGCATCGCCGCCGCCGCGCTGGGCCTCGCCACGCCGCAGATCCGGCACATGGCGACGCTCGGCGGCAACCTCGCGCAGCGCTCGCGCTGCTGGTATTTCCGCAATCCGCAGATCGCCTGCCTCAAGAAGGGCGGCGCCGACTGTCCGGCGCGATCCGGCAACCATCTCTATCACGTCACGTTCGATCTCGGCCCATGCGTCGCGCCGCATCCATCGACGATGGCGATGGCGCTGCTCGCCTATGATGCGAAGGTCACCACGGACCGGCGCAGCGGCTTGTCGATCTCCGACCTGCTCGGCGACGGCAGCAACGGCGCGGCGGACAATCTGCTTGCGTCAGGTGAACGGATCGAGCGGATCGAACTCCCCGTTCCGCTGGCCGGTGAGCGCGCGCTGTACAAGCGCGCCATCAGCCGGACGCATGCGGAATGGCCGCTGGTCGAGATCTGCGTGCGGGCGGTGATCTCCGGCGGCGCGTTCCAGCAGGTCCACATCGCCGCCGGCGGCATCGCCCCGGTCCCGCTGCGGCTTGCCGCATCCGCGGCGGCGCTGCAGGACAAGCAGATCAGCGCGGCGACCATCGCGCAGGCCGCCGAACTGGCGACCTCGGGAGCCAGGCCGCTGCCGATGACGGGATACAAGCTCGAGCTGCTGACGGGCCTCGTGCGCGACGTCATCGAGCGGATCGTGGCGTAG
- a CDS encoding TetR/AcrR family transcriptional regulator — MGPKTRILDATMLVFRRHGFRRSSIEQVAEAAGLTRQALYHHFESKEALFRAVIERVHESAIAAEETAVAAAETAGDDLGNILAAGMTARMSTMIGSLDGSPHLEELYSEHLVHARDLYQTYAARYAERMVATITRVVRKQQLALPQDLSPAEFARLVEMAMYAAKSQYPAMQPADAFLKDMAIMVRTLCAGATPKSNPKSQKPPVKKAAIPKRPTRRTSGGHP; from the coding sequence ATGGGACCGAAAACCCGCATTCTCGATGCCACCATGCTGGTGTTCCGCCGGCACGGCTTTCGCCGCTCCTCGATCGAGCAGGTCGCCGAGGCGGCCGGCCTGACGCGGCAGGCGCTCTATCACCATTTCGAATCCAAGGAAGCGCTGTTCCGCGCCGTGATTGAGCGCGTGCATGAATCCGCGATCGCGGCCGAGGAGACCGCCGTTGCCGCGGCCGAGACCGCGGGCGACGATCTCGGCAACATCCTCGCCGCCGGCATGACCGCGCGGATGTCGACCATGATCGGCTCGCTGGACGGCTCGCCGCATCTCGAGGAATTGTATTCCGAGCACCTCGTGCACGCGCGCGACCTCTACCAGACCTACGCCGCGCGCTATGCGGAGCGCATGGTCGCGACGATCACGCGGGTCGTGCGCAAGCAACAGCTCGCGCTGCCGCAGGACCTGTCGCCGGCTGAATTCGCGCGGCTGGTCGAGATGGCGATGTACGCAGCGAAGTCGCAATATCCGGCAATGCAGCCGGCGGACGCATTCCTGAAGGACATGGCGATCATGGTGCGGACGCTCTGCGCCGGCGCCACACCGAAATCCAATCCGAAATCGCAGAAACCGCCCGTCAAGAAGGCGGCAATCCCCAAAAGGCCGACACGCAGGACAAGCGGAGGACATCCATGA
- a CDS encoding molybdopterin-dependent oxidoreductase, translating to MSTTTVNGRVESLPDDPDALLIDIVRDRLELTGTKLVCGAGVCGACTVLVDGAPVASCLMPAHAAAGKSVTTVEAIGASGLHPVQKAFMAHDALQCGFCTPGFIVEATAFCDNWRATRGTAVPSREEIGAALSGHLCRCGAYDGIFRAVADACAGRFDGDHVTAPRIEARDKVTGAAKYTVDIHHDDQLEGLILRSREAHARITTLDLAPARALPGVAAVSLLGDDRIVRYVGEPIAAVAAKDRKSALAALAAIKLTSERLPAVVGLDAGRKDDAPVVFDKASRKRAGNVSEAAGGPAPWKQNIRGPTAVFSTRAKKARNWVDEARQANSKLLVEATFRTATQQHACLEPHAAVARFDGDRLTLHASTQQVFHLKEQIAKRYKLDHDKVRVIADHVGGGFGSKASLGTETIAAIELARAAKAPVRVAYDRQEELSVAGYRPAAELKVALLPSDQGGLKALSVTAHADTGAATNSTIAGLARLIYPAEAKDLSDFDVISNLPPGAAFRGPGGPPMAFAVEQAIDEAALRLNVDPIALRKKWDPDPNRQRLYDWASGLEIWSNRKPAQDGRYRRGIGVATGYWLYLWQPKVKVEVAVKGGRIVASTATQDIGTGTRSVLADTIAREFDLEPGEIDVRIGDSSLPEGPGSGGSRVTASVMPPTLQAVRKLKAAMLEQATRKPAPGSNAPWRELIARSPDIAVVETRGEDGKNTAPGIRSPLREVGLMGMVFGWMMRRFSNIAVGAGVPSSVQVIEVEVDTWLGHVRVLNVHTGIAVGRIASPALARSQACGAVIQGLGYALYEARELDPTSGDVLTAGMEDYRIPGIADTPEIDVHFDEAGFDHVLGNSVGIGEASTVPTSAAVANAIHNAIGVRLTEIPIRPDRIVAALKGRNAA from the coding sequence ATGAGCACGACGACCGTCAATGGCCGCGTCGAATCCCTGCCCGACGATCCCGATGCGCTCTTGATCGACATCGTGCGCGACCGGCTCGAGCTCACCGGCACCAAGCTGGTGTGCGGCGCCGGCGTTTGCGGCGCCTGCACCGTGCTGGTCGATGGCGCGCCGGTCGCAAGCTGCCTGATGCCGGCGCACGCCGCCGCCGGCAAATCGGTGACGACGGTGGAAGCCATCGGCGCGTCCGGGCTGCATCCGGTGCAGAAGGCATTCATGGCGCATGACGCCTTGCAATGCGGCTTCTGCACGCCCGGCTTCATCGTGGAAGCGACCGCGTTCTGCGACAATTGGCGCGCGACCAGGGGAACGGCGGTGCCGTCGCGCGAGGAGATCGGCGCGGCGCTGTCGGGCCATCTCTGCCGCTGCGGCGCCTATGACGGGATCTTCCGCGCGGTGGCGGATGCCTGCGCCGGCCGCTTCGACGGGGATCATGTCACGGCGCCCCGCATCGAGGCGCGCGACAAGGTGACGGGCGCGGCGAAATACACCGTCGATATCCATCATGACGACCAGCTCGAAGGCCTGATCCTGCGCTCGCGCGAGGCGCATGCGCGCATCACCACGCTCGATCTCGCGCCGGCGCGCGCGCTCCCCGGCGTTGCTGCGGTGTCGCTGCTCGGCGACGACCGGATCGTGCGCTATGTCGGCGAGCCGATTGCGGCGGTCGCCGCAAAGGACCGCAAGAGCGCGCTTGCCGCGCTGGCCGCGATCAAGCTGACCAGCGAGCGCCTGCCCGCCGTGGTCGGGCTCGACGCCGGACGCAAGGACGATGCGCCGGTCGTGTTCGACAAGGCGAGCCGCAAGCGGGCCGGCAACGTCTCGGAAGCGGCCGGCGGGCCGGCGCCCTGGAAGCAGAATATCCGCGGGCCGACCGCGGTGTTCTCGACCCGCGCGAAAAAGGCCCGCAACTGGGTGGATGAGGCGCGGCAGGCCAACAGCAAGCTGCTCGTCGAAGCGACCTTCCGCACCGCCACGCAGCAGCATGCCTGTCTCGAGCCGCACGCCGCGGTGGCACGCTTCGACGGCGACCGGCTGACCCTGCATGCCTCGACCCAGCAGGTGTTTCACCTCAAGGAGCAGATCGCCAAGCGCTACAAGCTCGATCACGACAAGGTCCGCGTGATCGCCGACCACGTCGGCGGCGGCTTTGGATCGAAGGCGAGCCTCGGCACCGAGACGATCGCCGCGATCGAGCTCGCGCGCGCGGCGAAGGCGCCTGTGAGAGTCGCCTACGACCGCCAGGAAGAACTCTCCGTCGCCGGCTACCGGCCGGCTGCGGAGTTGAAGGTCGCGCTGCTGCCCTCCGACCAGGGCGGCCTGAAAGCGCTCTCCGTCACCGCGCACGCCGATACCGGGGCCGCGACCAACTCGACGATCGCGGGCCTGGCGCGGCTGATCTATCCGGCCGAGGCGAAGGATCTTTCGGATTTCGACGTCATCAGCAATCTGCCGCCCGGCGCTGCCTTCCGTGGCCCCGGCGGTCCGCCGATGGCATTCGCCGTGGAGCAGGCGATCGACGAGGCCGCGCTGCGGCTCAACGTCGATCCGATCGCCTTGCGCAAGAAGTGGGATCCCGATCCCAACCGTCAGCGACTCTACGATTGGGCATCCGGGCTCGAGATCTGGAGCAATCGCAAACCGGCGCAGGACGGACGCTATCGCCGCGGCATCGGGGTCGCGACGGGCTACTGGCTCTATCTCTGGCAGCCCAAGGTGAAGGTCGAGGTCGCGGTCAAGGGCGGCCGCATCGTCGCCAGCACGGCGACGCAGGACATCGGCACTGGCACCCGCAGCGTGCTTGCCGACACGATCGCGCGCGAGTTCGATCTCGAACCCGGCGAGATCGATGTGCGGATCGGCGATTCCTCGCTGCCCGAAGGCCCCGGCTCCGGCGGCAGCCGCGTCACCGCCTCGGTGATGCCGCCGACGCTGCAGGCAGTGCGGAAGCTGAAGGCCGCGATGCTCGAACAGGCCACGCGAAAGCCGGCGCCCGGCTCGAACGCGCCCTGGCGCGAGTTGATCGCACGCTCGCCCGACATCGCTGTCGTGGAGACGCGCGGCGAGGACGGCAAGAACACCGCGCCCGGCATCCGCTCGCCGCTGCGCGAAGTCGGTTTGATGGGCATGGTGTTCGGCTGGATGATGCGCCGCTTCTCGAACATCGCGGTCGGCGCCGGCGTGCCGAGCTCGGTGCAGGTGATCGAGGTGGAGGTCGACACCTGGCTCGGCCATGTCCGCGTACTCAACGTGCATACCGGCATCGCGGTCGGCAGGATCGCCTCCCCCGCGCTGGCGCGCAGCCAGGCCTGTGGCGCGGTGATCCAGGGCCTCGGCTACGCACTCTACGAGGCGCGCGAGCTTGATCCGACCAGCGGCGACGTCCTGACCGCGGGAATGGAGGATTACCGCATCCCCGGGATCGCCGACACGCCCGAGATCGATGTCCATTTCGACGAAGCCGGCTTCGACCATGTGCTCGGCAACAGCGTCGGCATCGGCGAGGCGTCGACGGTGCCGACTTCGGCCGCCGTCGCCAACGCGATTCACAACGCGATCGGCGTCCGCCTCACCGAGATTCCGATCCGGCCCGACCGCATCGTCGCCGCGCTGAAAGGGAGGAATGCCGCATGA
- a CDS encoding DUF6894 family protein, translating to MTQVFFHCSTTHGVLMDRRGTSVTSLSEACEAATCMMRSLIATVSLEDWRDWVVHVSDESGEEIVILSFASVLGKPH from the coding sequence ATGACCCAGGTCTTCTTCCATTGCTCGACCACGCACGGGGTATTGATGGATCGCCGCGGCACCTCGGTGACCAGCCTCTCGGAGGCCTGCGAGGCGGCGACGTGCATGATGCGATCGCTGATCGCAACGGTCAGCCTGGAAGACTGGCGCGACTGGGTCGTGCATGTCAGCGACGAGTCCGGCGAGGAGATCGTGATTCTGTCCTTCGCATCCGTTCTCGGCAAGCCGCACTGA
- a CDS encoding helix-turn-helix domain-containing protein, translating to MTQAGAYGQRLGQFLRLKDTPPALITRTLRSAELAVTETRDDNPVPGLSGSLTAEDAFLVSLKLHDYLDCELWEGGKCLMKRDIPAGATYLYDLKRDPRYVIDKPFHSLFFYLPRSALTDFAEQTGSPHIGELACEIGNGHDDGVIRHVGALLREGLRRPEETNQLFIDHMMLALTAHVTRTYGGLQHPTRPTRGGLAAWQINRACEKLECDLSGKISLKQIAAELDLSVGHFSRAFRISTGLPPHQWLLQQRLKVAKQLMAARDLSLSEIAISAGFANQSHFTRVFSAVVGVSPAAWRREMHRPAKSES from the coding sequence ATGACACAGGCGGGCGCCTACGGGCAGCGGCTCGGGCAATTCCTCCGCCTGAAGGACACGCCGCCGGCGCTGATCACGCGCACGCTGCGCAGCGCCGAACTCGCGGTCACCGAAACCCGGGACGACAACCCGGTGCCCGGCCTGTCCGGATCGCTCACCGCCGAGGATGCCTTTCTCGTCAGCCTGAAGCTGCACGATTATCTGGACTGCGAATTGTGGGAGGGCGGCAAGTGCCTCATGAAGCGGGATATCCCGGCGGGCGCGACGTATCTCTACGATCTCAAGCGCGATCCGCGCTACGTGATCGACAAGCCGTTCCACTCGCTGTTCTTCTATCTGCCGCGCTCGGCGCTCACCGATTTCGCCGAACAGACCGGTTCGCCGCACATCGGCGAACTGGCCTGCGAAATCGGCAACGGTCACGACGACGGCGTCATTCGCCATGTCGGGGCGCTGCTGCGCGAGGGATTGCGCCGGCCGGAGGAGACCAACCAGCTGTTCATCGATCACATGATGCTGGCGTTGACCGCGCACGTCACCCGGACCTATGGCGGACTACAACACCCGACCAGACCGACCCGTGGCGGCCTCGCCGCCTGGCAGATCAACCGCGCCTGCGAAAAGCTCGAGTGCGACCTCAGCGGGAAGATTTCGCTGAAGCAGATCGCGGCCGAGCTCGATCTATCGGTCGGCCATTTTTCGCGCGCCTTCCGCATCTCCACCGGCCTGCCGCCGCACCAATGGCTGCTTCAGCAGCGCCTGAAGGTGGCCAAGCAGCTGATGGCGGCGCGCGACCTGTCGCTGTCCGAAATCGCGATTTCGGCCGGCTTCGCCAATCAAAGCCATTTCACGCGGGTGTTTTCCGCCGTGGTCGGCGTCAGCCCGGCGGCGTGGCGGCGCGAGATGCATCGCCCTGCGAAAAGCGAGAGCTGA
- a CDS encoding NAD(P)/FAD-dependent oxidoreductase, translating to MRIVIIGAGFAGMYAALSAARLRDIKGVSPEELEIALVAPEPTLVVRPRLYEPKPETLTAPLLDVFNAIDVVYVQGSAEAVDTKARTVQIVTAKDARKTLPYDRLVVATGSRLFRPNVPGLAEHGFSVDNLADAMALDRHLHGLAKQPASVTRDTVVVAGGGFTGIEAATEMPARLREILGKDATPRVVIVDRNAAIAPDMGEGPRPIIEDAMRKLGVEGRFGAGVAEVSKSGVTLSNGEHIEAATVVWAAGIRAAPLTTQIPAERDNFGRLLVDRDLRVPSVAGVFATGDAARAACDDVGNYALMSCQHATRMGAFAGNNAAAELLGVPTKPYHQKAYVTCLDLGEVGALFTRGWERKVEMVGDVAKKTKREINTVWIYPPRAERAAALASADPEHVTEV from the coding sequence ATGCGAATTGTCATCATTGGCGCCGGCTTTGCCGGCATGTACGCCGCGCTCTCCGCAGCCCGCCTGCGCGACATCAAGGGCGTCTCGCCCGAGGAGCTCGAGATCGCGCTGGTCGCGCCGGAGCCGACCCTGGTGGTGCGACCGCGGCTCTACGAGCCGAAGCCGGAGACGCTGACCGCGCCGCTGCTCGACGTCTTCAACGCGATCGACGTCGTCTATGTGCAGGGCAGCGCCGAGGCCGTCGACACCAAGGCCCGCACCGTGCAGATCGTCACCGCCAAGGACGCGCGCAAGACGCTGCCTTACGATCGCCTTGTGGTGGCGACCGGCAGCCGGCTGTTCCGTCCGAACGTACCCGGCCTCGCCGAGCATGGCTTCAGCGTCGACAATCTTGCGGACGCGATGGCGCTCGACCGCCATCTCCATGGCCTCGCCAAACAGCCGGCTTCGGTGACCCGCGACACCGTGGTCGTTGCCGGCGGCGGCTTCACCGGCATCGAGGCCGCGACCGAGATGCCGGCGCGGCTGCGCGAGATCCTCGGCAAGGACGCCACGCCGCGCGTGGTCATCGTCGATCGCAATGCCGCGATCGCGCCCGACATGGGCGAGGGCCCGCGCCCGATCATCGAGGACGCGATGCGCAAGCTCGGCGTCGAGGGCCGCTTCGGCGCCGGCGTCGCCGAGGTCAGCAAGTCCGGCGTCACGCTGTCTAACGGCGAGCATATCGAGGCTGCGACCGTGGTCTGGGCAGCGGGCATTCGCGCCGCGCCGCTGACCACGCAGATCCCGGCGGAACGCGACAATTTCGGCCGGCTGCTGGTCGACCGCGATCTGCGCGTGCCGTCGGTCGCGGGCGTGTTCGCCACCGGCGATGCGGCGCGCGCCGCATGCGACGATGTCGGCAATTACGCGCTGATGTCGTGCCAGCACGCGACGCGGATGGGCGCGTTTGCCGGCAACAACGCCGCGGCCGAGCTGCTCGGTGTCCCGACCAAGCCGTATCACCAGAAGGCCTATGTCACCTGCCTCGACCTCGGCGAAGTCGGTGCGCTGTTCACCCGCGGCTGGGAGCGCAAGGTCGAGATGGTCGGCGACGTCGCCAAGAAGACCAAGCGGGAGATCAACACCGTCTGGATCTATCCGCCGCGCGCCGAGCGTGCCGCGGCGCTCGCATCCGCCGATCCGGAGCACGTCACCGAAGTCTGA
- a CDS encoding TonB-dependent siderophore receptor, with the protein MAGSGLFVLSVVMPRESVAQSALPPVTVEAPKQQQARRTQPARRAARPARTTPRSIANRAPAQAQSVPSSGAGGGGERGNGPVTGYLASQSVTATKTDTPVLTTPQSISIVTQDQIQAQGAQNITEALRYTPGVTIESFGANAFFDEFKLRGFTAPRYLDGLRLPTDTTTFAVPRIETYGLERIEVLKGPSSGLYGQSDPGGLLNLVSKRPTETPHYEIEGSFGSFDRFQGAFDIGGPADKDGRFLYRIIGLGRDSNSQTDFVQDNKLFIAPSFTWRPTYDTSFTVLSQYQKVDNKGYQQYVPGQVSFLPNPNGHIPYSRYLGEPGLDGYHLEQFAVGYAFEHRFDNIFQFRQNLRYTQVSNDLASVRTEGMVTDRLVARSYNYVKANAANVALDNQLQADFATGPLVHKVLAGVDYFDLWANTDYRTTPIAPIDAYSPVYGTAVPSASSLAPFILRDDRQSQLGAYLQDQIKLDRWTLTMSGRQDWVSSGFTSKAFYPPAGHYSRDDSAQTGRIGLSYLFDIGLAPYASYATSFTPNLGADSAGRSFRPTTGEGAEVGVKFKPNGSNFMVTAAAFDIRQQDVLTADPLNPLFNVQTDAVRVRGLELELKGSLTREFEITAGYTHLDPRVTTSIAGYAGKYMMNTAQDQGAVWGKYTWYDGALAGLGLGLGVRYVGETYGDNFNTFVIPSYALLDASVSYDFAYLRPDLKGWKAQVNVTNLTDHFYVASCLTGLPYCGLGNGRTVLGTMKYTWN; encoded by the coding sequence ATGGCCGGCAGCGGTTTGTTCGTGCTGAGTGTGGTGATGCCGCGTGAAAGCGTTGCGCAATCGGCGCTGCCGCCGGTGACGGTCGAGGCGCCGAAACAACAGCAGGCGCGGCGAACGCAGCCGGCGCGACGCGCGGCGCGTCCTGCGCGCACGACGCCGCGATCGATCGCGAACCGGGCGCCCGCGCAAGCGCAGAGCGTTCCATCATCGGGGGCGGGTGGCGGCGGCGAGCGCGGCAACGGGCCGGTCACCGGCTATCTCGCCAGCCAGAGCGTCACCGCAACCAAGACCGACACCCCGGTGCTGACGACGCCGCAGTCGATCTCGATCGTCACCCAGGATCAGATCCAGGCGCAGGGTGCGCAGAACATCACCGAAGCGCTGCGTTACACGCCCGGCGTGACGATCGAAAGTTTTGGCGCCAACGCGTTCTTCGACGAGTTCAAGCTGCGGGGCTTCACCGCGCCGCGCTATCTCGACGGGCTGCGGCTGCCGACCGACACCACGACCTTCGCGGTGCCGCGCATCGAGACCTATGGTCTCGAGCGCATCGAGGTCCTGAAGGGGCCGTCATCCGGCCTCTATGGACAATCCGATCCGGGCGGCCTGTTGAACCTGGTCAGCAAGCGGCCGACCGAGACGCCGCATTACGAGATCGAGGGGTCGTTCGGCTCGTTCGATCGCTTCCAGGGCGCCTTCGATATCGGTGGTCCCGCCGACAAGGACGGCCGGTTTCTTTACCGCATCATCGGCCTTGGCCGCGACAGCAACAGCCAGACCGACTTCGTTCAGGACAACAAGCTGTTCATCGCGCCGAGCTTTACCTGGCGCCCGACCTACGACACCAGCTTCACCGTGCTCTCGCAGTACCAGAAGGTCGACAACAAGGGTTACCAGCAATACGTCCCGGGACAGGTGTCCTTCCTGCCCAACCCCAACGGACATATTCCCTACAGTCGTTACCTCGGCGAGCCCGGGCTCGACGGCTATCATCTCGAGCAGTTCGCGGTCGGCTACGCGTTCGAGCATCGCTTCGACAACATCTTCCAGTTCCGGCAAAACCTCCGTTACACCCAGGTCAGCAACGACCTCGCTTCGGTGCGAACCGAAGGCATGGTGACGGATCGTCTGGTCGCGCGCAGCTACAACTACGTCAAGGCCAATGCCGCCAATGTCGCGCTCGACAACCAGCTGCAGGCGGATTTCGCGACCGGGCCGCTGGTCCACAAGGTGCTGGCCGGTGTCGACTACTTCGATCTGTGGGCGAATACCGACTATCGCACGACGCCGATTGCGCCGATCGATGCCTATAGTCCGGTCTACGGTACCGCCGTTCCGTCGGCCAGCTCGCTGGCGCCGTTCATTCTGCGCGACGACAGGCAGTCGCAGCTCGGCGCCTATCTGCAGGATCAGATCAAGCTCGATCGCTGGACGCTGACCATGAGCGGCCGCCAGGACTGGGTCAGCTCCGGCTTCACCAGCAAGGCGTTCTATCCGCCGGCCGGCCATTATTCGCGCGATGACTCGGCGCAAACCGGGCGGATCGGCCTGAGCTACCTGTTCGATATCGGCCTGGCGCCCTATGCCAGCTACGCGACCTCGTTCACGCCGAACCTCGGCGCCGACAGCGCCGGCCGGTCGTTCAGGCCGACGACGGGCGAGGGCGCGGAAGTCGGCGTCAAGTTCAAGCCGAATGGCTCGAACTTCATGGTGACGGCGGCGGCGTTCGATATCCGTCAGCAGGACGTGCTGACCGCCGATCCGTTGAACCCGCTCTTCAACGTGCAGACCGATGCCGTGCGCGTCCGCGGCCTCGAGCTCGAGCTGAAGGGCAGTCTGACGCGCGAGTTCGAGATCACGGCGGGATACACCCATCTCGATCCGCGGGTGACGACGAGCATCGCCGGCTATGCCGGCAAGTACATGATGAACACGGCGCAGGACCAGGGCGCGGTCTGGGGCAAGTATACCTGGTATGACGGCGCGCTCGCGGGCCTTGGGCTCGGCCTCGGCGTGCGCTATGTCGGCGAGACCTACGGCGACAACTTCAATACCTTTGTCATTCCCTCCTATGCCTTGCTCGATGCGTCGGTCAGCTACGACTTCGCCTATCTGCGGCCGGACCTGAAGGGATGGAAGGCACAGGTCAACGTGACCAACCTGACCGACCACTTCTACGTTGCATCCTGCCTCACCGGACTTCCCTATTGCGGCCTCGGCAATGGCCGCACGGTGCTGGGCACGATGAAGTACACCTGGAACTAG